A single genomic interval of Lentimicrobium saccharophilum harbors:
- the thrC gene encoding threonine synthase, which yields MNSKFSYQCNDCGREIPGEGIVYLCSECAGRQKAGQPPAGILKVIYNPLLLRGLTFKKLEENRFIDLLPFNDTRSLPFLRTGNTPLYRISGRETAIRGHELFIKDDSQNPTFSFKDRASAVVSAFAKEQEISTIVAASTGNAGSSLAGMCAAQGQKAVIFAPASAPAAKLTQILMYGAVLVPVNGNYDIAFDLSIEATKHFGWYNRNTAYNPLTIEGKKTAAFEIYSQLGHRIPDRIFVPVGDGVIISGIYKGFEDMLKSGITDSMPEIVAVQAEGSSNLVDNIGKKEFNYTPSSTLADSISVDIPRNFRMAEKYLLQYKGKTLKVSDWQILEASRQLAAQTGLFAEPAAAAAYAGYLLTCATGITGKGSINVLLLTGSGLKDLKSVQPLLHIPEAVSPDIHSVTSLLKENTDLL from the coding sequence ATGAATTCAAAATTCAGCTATCAGTGTAACGATTGCGGCAGAGAAATTCCCGGCGAAGGCATTGTTTACCTTTGCAGCGAATGCGCCGGCAGACAAAAAGCCGGGCAACCACCTGCCGGCATCCTGAAGGTCATTTACAATCCATTGCTGCTCCGCGGACTGACATTCAAAAAACTTGAAGAAAACCGCTTTATTGACCTTCTGCCCTTCAACGATACCCGAAGTCTGCCCTTTCTGCGAACCGGCAACACCCCGTTGTACCGGATATCCGGCCGGGAAACAGCAATCAGGGGACACGAACTTTTCATTAAAGATGATTCTCAGAATCCCACATTTTCGTTCAAAGACCGCGCTTCGGCCGTGGTATCCGCTTTTGCTAAAGAGCAGGAAATCAGCACCATCGTTGCAGCCTCTACCGGCAATGCCGGTTCATCCCTTGCCGGGATGTGCGCAGCCCAGGGCCAGAAAGCCGTAATCTTTGCCCCGGCTTCGGCACCGGCAGCAAAACTTACGCAAATACTGATGTACGGGGCTGTGCTGGTTCCAGTGAATGGCAATTACGACATTGCCTTTGACCTGAGCATCGAAGCAACGAAACATTTCGGCTGGTATAACCGCAACACAGCTTATAATCCCCTGACCATCGAAGGTAAAAAGACGGCAGCTTTCGAGATTTACAGCCAGCTGGGACACCGGATTCCCGACCGCATCTTTGTCCCGGTCGGCGACGGGGTGATCATTTCCGGTATCTATAAGGGTTTTGAAGATATGCTGAAATCCGGAATCACTGACAGCATGCCGGAGATCGTTGCCGTACAGGCCGAAGGCAGCAGTAACCTGGTTGACAATATAGGAAAGAAAGAGTTCAACTATACACCCTCCTCCACCCTGGCCGACAGCATTTCGGTGGATATTCCCCGGAATTTCAGGATGGCGGAGAAATACCTGCTCCAATACAAAGGCAAAACCCTTAAAGTGAGCGATTGGCAGATCCTCGAAGCATCACGGCAACTGGCCGCGCAAACGGGCCTCTTTGCTGAACCGGCTGCTGCCGCTGCCTATGCAGGATATCTCCTGACCTGTGCAACGGGAATAACCGGGAAAGGCAGTATAAATGTCTTGCTGCTGACCGGGAGCGGGCTGAAAGACCTGAAATCAGTTCAGCCACTCCTGCATATCCCTGAAGCCGTTAGTCCTGATATTCATTCTGTTACATCCCTTCTGAAGGAAAATACCGATCTTTTATGA
- a CDS encoding pyridoxal-phosphate dependent enzyme, which yields MIPVTDRVVNAVSRRKAIDRFREKQIILPTFAQMRNPELIPGKIKDSLKNIGLWDLHPLNLFRITWKNEPVESGGLFGGVNFLELPTVLTGVDARIIMLIGKYFPTGSHKVGAAYGCLAPRIISGEFDPSYHKAVWPSTGNYCRGGAFDSWLMGVTAVAILPEEMSRERFSWLEDIGAEVIATPGCESNVKEIYDKCWDIRRNRPDCVIFNQFDEFGNPAWHYNITAPAIEEVYDALKTGKSQLAAYVSATGSAGTIGAGDRLKKRFPAMKIVASEALQCPTLMLNGFGGHRIEGIGDKHVPWVHNVRNTDMVTAIDDEDCMRVFRLFNEPDGHKYLKSCGLDQGITEQLHLLGISGIGNLLSAIKTAKYYEMNRNDVVITLATDSADMYRSRLPELEAEKGPYTMLQAAKDFEKCIYGQACNNLRELGYYDRKAIHNLKYFTWVEQQAKETEDLNRLWYDREIWEKQFNQAEKWDEMIEAFNEEAGVLKNM from the coding sequence ATGATTCCTGTTACCGACCGTGTAGTTAATGCTGTTTCGCGCCGGAAAGCCATTGATCGTTTCCGTGAAAAGCAGATTATCCTGCCCACATTTGCTCAAATGCGCAATCCGGAGCTTATTCCCGGGAAGATTAAAGATTCTCTGAAAAATATTGGTCTTTGGGATCTCCATCCCCTGAACCTCTTTCGCATTACCTGGAAGAACGAACCGGTGGAAAGCGGCGGGTTGTTTGGTGGGGTCAACTTTCTGGAACTACCCACGGTACTTACGGGGGTTGATGCGAGGATTATCATGCTGATCGGCAAGTATTTCCCCACAGGGTCACATAAGGTTGGCGCGGCCTATGGTTGTCTGGCGCCCCGCATCATCAGCGGCGAGTTTGATCCTTCATATCACAAAGCGGTTTGGCCGTCTACCGGCAACTATTGCCGCGGGGGCGCTTTTGATTCGTGGCTGATGGGCGTCACCGCAGTGGCCATTCTGCCCGAGGAGATGAGCCGGGAGCGGTTTTCATGGCTTGAAGATATAGGCGCCGAAGTGATTGCCACTCCCGGATGTGAATCAAACGTAAAAGAGATCTATGATAAGTGCTGGGATATTCGAAGAAACCGGCCAGATTGCGTGATCTTCAACCAGTTTGATGAATTCGGCAATCCGGCATGGCATTACAACATCACTGCCCCGGCCATAGAAGAAGTGTATGATGCCCTGAAAACCGGCAAAAGTCAACTCGCCGCCTATGTTTCAGCCACCGGATCAGCCGGGACCATCGGTGCCGGTGACCGCCTCAAAAAACGCTTTCCGGCAATGAAAATAGTGGCTTCCGAAGCCCTGCAATGCCCCACGCTGATGCTGAACGGCTTTGGCGGACACCGCATTGAAGGCATTGGCGACAAACATGTGCCATGGGTACACAATGTCAGGAATACCGACATGGTAACAGCCATTGATGATGAGGACTGCATGCGGGTTTTCAGACTTTTCAATGAGCCGGACGGACACAAATACCTGAAATCCTGCGGTCTCGACCAGGGCATCACTGAGCAGCTTCACCTGCTGGGTATTTCAGGAATCGGGAATCTGCTGTCGGCCATAAAAACGGCCAAATATTACGAAATGAACAGGAATGATGTAGTAATTACCCTGGCCACCGACTCAGCAGATATGTACCGGTCGCGCCTGCCTGAACTGGAAGCTGAAAAAGGGCCCTACACTATGCTGCAGGCGGCTAAAGACTTCGAAAAGTGCATATACGGCCAGGCATGCAACAACCTCAGGGAACTGGGGTATTATGACCGGAAGGCCATTCATAACCTTAAATATTTCACCTGGGTGGAGCAGCAGGCCAAAGAAACCGAAGACCTGAACCGGCTTTGGTATGACCGTGAAATCTGGGAAAAACAATTCAACCAGGCGGAGAAATGGGATGAGATGATCGAAGCTTTTAACGAAGAAGCAGGCGTATTGAAAAACATGTAA
- a CDS encoding T9SS type A sorting domain-containing protein, with amino-acid sequence MSKKLRLIFIGCALMCFTGAGYAQIFMQGLVEQNEGIYAWNADGTGPEPAATGHISESGAWYYYCASADYNGINPNPGSAMAHLTNIRGFPQFYEKLLQYNYTLADVQVKCTLSDLGDDIEGLDWFSIDGNSFSNYYHAHLIILVDGHGILNLILDYNMLIVNQYSGQRASESGYAPVRDISGAGPANFREIAQAFLADLGKDELRFIGTSIDFHSGLSGNGRTGGRFNISGYFERGKPEMPLIGLANDHEGLAGWNADGSGPEPQGVGHNNFFYYTASRDYGGIDPHSGAAFAHFTEGYTGFRNTQLQLMRCGYLTSDLKVKTGLSSLGPDIFGNDWGYSGSHHWSNFYNNYLVIELSGEPILVMLADTNQIVEYTNDWTCKSSFSPVYNISVSEQAGLVARSMMKDIGSHYLLLKTSCLIRLPGSEFNANGRSGGLWEVVSASLTGEHNKATFISASPVSGIWTADHSPYFIDDHVMIENGSVLTIEPGVEIKVRGQLHFDVQGSIVAGGVAGQPVVFTRSNPLFYWGGVQFASPPESNDSSKFDHCIFEHSQAQGETPYNCGGAFRMSDYSKLSITNTLFRNNHADFNPLGYIPVGGALAMINSKPLIQNCEFLDNVAEEGGAITVSIDSKPVISNCLFARNQAEAGGAVSFRMNGDGLFTNCTFAENTADRGGALHCTFGSNPFIINSILWNNSANFGKEVYLGTAGSHPGFYYCDIQLGSAGFGGFGGAHFNGDYLFNIERDPQFTGEGEFPYALGNNSSPCWNAGTPDTSAWFCHEYLPDVCLCGNIRIGDGRIDIGAYEYLLSTGYETPVASADDGLIIYPNPSSEVIRIDFELKNAGKVVIELYDLSGRLVALPFEQNCSRGIQKLSYNPGQLARGVYNCRITAEGRAINRLLVRN; translated from the coding sequence ATGAGCAAAAAGTTACGTTTGATTTTTATCGGCTGCGCTTTAATGTGTTTTACAGGAGCAGGTTATGCGCAGATTTTCATGCAGGGCCTGGTGGAGCAAAATGAGGGTATTTATGCCTGGAATGCCGATGGAACCGGTCCTGAACCGGCCGCCACCGGCCACATTTCTGAGTCAGGCGCCTGGTATTACTATTGTGCATCCGCTGATTACAACGGAATAAACCCCAACCCCGGTTCAGCAATGGCACATTTAACGAACATCAGGGGATTCCCGCAGTTTTATGAAAAGCTGTTGCAATATAACTATACACTGGCTGATGTACAGGTTAAATGTACATTGTCAGACCTGGGCGATGACATCGAAGGACTGGACTGGTTTTCTATTGACGGTAACTCGTTTTCAAATTATTATCATGCCCACCTGATTATTCTGGTGGATGGCCATGGGATACTGAATTTAATTCTTGATTACAACATGTTGATTGTTAATCAGTATTCTGGTCAAAGGGCGAGTGAATCAGGATATGCACCCGTCAGGGATATTTCCGGAGCTGGTCCCGCAAACTTCAGGGAGATTGCTCAGGCTTTTCTTGCAGACCTGGGTAAAGATGAATTAAGATTCATTGGTACTTCCATTGATTTCCACTCCGGTTTAAGTGGTAATGGCCGCACTGGTGGCAGGTTCAATATTTCCGGTTACTTTGAAAGAGGGAAACCTGAAATGCCGCTTATCGGACTTGCAAACGATCATGAGGGACTGGCAGGCTGGAATGCCGATGGTTCCGGTCCTGAGCCTCAGGGTGTCGGGCACAATAATTTCTTCTATTACACGGCTTCACGCGATTATGGCGGTATAGACCCCCACAGCGGTGCCGCTTTTGCCCACTTCACTGAAGGATATACCGGCTTTAGAAATACACAATTGCAGCTTATGCGTTGCGGATACCTGACCAGTGACCTGAAAGTAAAAACCGGCCTCTCAAGCCTCGGCCCTGATATCTTTGGGAATGACTGGGGGTACTCCGGATCACACCACTGGAGCAATTTTTACAACAATTATCTGGTGATTGAACTTAGTGGTGAGCCCATTCTTGTCATGCTGGCCGATACCAACCAAATCGTGGAGTACACTAACGACTGGACCTGTAAATCGTCATTTTCTCCGGTTTACAATATCTCAGTATCAGAACAGGCAGGCCTGGTAGCCCGGTCTATGATGAAAGATATTGGCAGTCATTATCTGTTGCTGAAAACATCCTGCCTGATCCGCCTCCCCGGTAGCGAATTTAATGCCAACGGGCGCTCTGGCGGACTGTGGGAAGTAGTATCAGCCAGCCTGACGGGTGAGCATAACAAGGCTACTTTCATTTCCGCAAGCCCTGTCAGTGGCATATGGACTGCCGATCATTCCCCTTACTTTATTGATGACCATGTGATGATTGAGAATGGCTCGGTGCTCACGATTGAGCCGGGGGTGGAGATTAAAGTAAGAGGGCAGTTACATTTCGATGTACAGGGGAGTATTGTTGCAGGTGGTGTTGCCGGACAACCGGTCGTCTTCACCCGTTCAAATCCGCTGTTTTATTGGGGTGGAGTTCAGTTTGCCTCCCCCCCGGAATCCAATGACTCATCAAAATTTGACCATTGTATTTTTGAACATTCGCAGGCACAGGGGGAAACTCCCTACAACTGCGGCGGTGCATTTCGGATGAGCGACTACAGTAAACTCAGCATCACCAATACATTGTTCAGGAACAACCATGCTGATTTCAATCCTCTCGGATATATTCCTGTGGGCGGCGCCTTAGCAATGATTAATTCAAAACCTTTAATTCAGAACTGCGAATTTCTTGACAATGTCGCTGAAGAAGGAGGCGCAATAACTGTCAGTATTGACAGTAAGCCTGTTATTTCAAATTGTCTCTTTGCCCGTAATCAGGCCGAGGCAGGTGGTGCCGTTTCATTCAGAATGAACGGGGACGGCCTGTTTACGAATTGTACATTTGCAGAGAATACCGCTGACCGCGGGGGCGCCCTGCATTGTACCTTTGGCTCTAATCCGTTTATTATCAATTCAATCCTCTGGAACAATTCTGCAAATTTTGGTAAAGAAGTCTACCTGGGTACTGCCGGTTCGCATCCGGGATTTTATTATTGCGATATTCAGCTTGGTTCAGCAGGATTCGGAGGTTTCGGCGGTGCTCATTTTAATGGCGATTACTTATTCAATATTGAACGGGACCCGCAATTTACCGGGGAGGGTGAATTTCCTTATGCCCTAGGCAATAACAGTTCACCTTGCTGGAATGCCGGAACACCGGATACCTCTGCATGGTTTTGCCATGAATACCTGCCTGACGTTTGCCTTTGCGGAAATATCAGGATTGGAGATGGCCGGATAGACATCGGCGCCTATGAGTACCTGTTGTCAACCGGTTATGAAACTCCTGTGGCAAGCGCGGATGACGGACTGATTATCTATCCGAATCCTTCTTCGGAAGTGATAAGGATTGATTTTGAACTGAAAAATGCCGGAAAGGTTGTAATAGAATTGTATGACCTCTCGGGCAGGCTGGTTGCATTGCCTTTTGAACAAAACTGCAGCAGGGGCATTCAGAAGCTAAGCTACAATCCTGGTCAGCTTGCAAGAGGTGTCTATAATTGCCGTATTACAGCAGAAGGCAGAGCCATTAACAGGCTTCTCGTGCGGAACTGA
- a CDS encoding LytR/AlgR family response regulator transcription factor codes for MLIFKKKYGLDMLRTVIIDDEAHMRQTLENLVHQYCPNIEVVAKADGVESGELAIRRTHPDLILLDIRMEDGTGFDLLRRLDPIDFKVIFITAFDEFAIRAFRFSALDYLLKPVDPDELIDAVRKADATFQGDFNTQLDALSEHLKLQDKTARKLIVKTSDFIHLLCIQDILFCESDGSYTNIYLADGSRITASAILRDYEDMLADYGFFRVHKSYLINVRYIQKFERADGGYVIIKGDHKVPVASRKKELLLEMFERLAHI; via the coding sequence ATGCTTATCTTTAAAAAAAAATATGGATTGGATATGCTGAGGACCGTCATTATTGACGATGAAGCACACATGCGCCAGACCCTTGAGAATCTGGTGCATCAGTATTGTCCTAATATTGAAGTGGTCGCAAAGGCCGATGGTGTTGAGAGCGGGGAACTGGCGATCCGGAGGACGCATCCGGACCTGATACTGCTGGACATACGTATGGAAGACGGAACCGGCTTCGACCTGCTCAGGAGACTTGATCCCATTGATTTTAAGGTTATTTTTATTACCGCCTTTGATGAATTTGCCATCAGGGCATTTCGTTTTTCAGCGCTTGACTACCTGCTAAAACCGGTTGATCCTGACGAGTTGATTGATGCAGTTCGCAAAGCGGATGCAACTTTTCAGGGCGATTTCAACACACAGCTGGATGCCCTCAGCGAACACCTGAAGCTGCAGGATAAAACGGCCAGAAAACTGATCGTAAAAACCAGCGATTTCATTCATCTGTTGTGCATTCAGGATATTCTTTTCTGCGAGTCGGACGGGAGTTATACCAATATATACCTGGCCGACGGATCAAGAATAACCGCTTCCGCCATACTGCGCGACTACGAGGATATGCTGGCTGATTACGGCTTTTTCAGGGTGCATAAATCATACCTGATCAATGTCAGGTACATTCAGAAATTCGAACGTGCCGATGGCGGGTATGTGATCATCAAAGGCGACCACAAGGTTCCGGTGGCTTCGCGGAAGAAGGAACTCTTGCTCGAGATGTTTGAAAGACTGGCTCATATCTGA
- a CDS encoding tetratricopeptide repeat-containing sensor histidine kinase: protein MYPGFKQVQGLLPFIFALWSLISGTGAVAQLYYSPDAVDTSALLKQAQSPDPAAKSEALAELAYFFRQKNPERSLLLAEEALKYAHPEKDLSWLVKIYFARGAAFHYLGNYPESVRWSLDALDLATKTEDPLMWFRSIELLVLTYLYSSNDELAMKYASMAFPMISAAKSKTEKFGLLIRLGWVYKQTGNFERAIPLFLKADQLSGECDTIGPANTSLNALHLGSCYYALKQTDSALYFFRKSDRVRAANHIEVIDRVVTGIGQCFRNMNRPDSAMHYFQISRNLSEQTGDMSNLATVNLELGNLYREAGLISEALAYYRQAVSFGKWVAENHAFYTDQRKSIDFWFSPSQDVPVFYEISGYKTVIAAYRSISEVYRDQGNYRDALINFEEAVSVEDLLEKIYRRSEVIQLSTRYETSFKDQKIQMLLRESEQGILKINRSRVIILILSGFMALGLVIFLFLFRNKSVKARQQSISLQQRLLRSQMNPHFIYNSLSCIQSFILSHEPDLANKYLAHFARLMRNILKSSAQEFVTLEEEIVTIENYLELQRVRFADKFDFRIEVDENLDTGTLLLPPMMAQPFIENSIEHGIKHKETKGLIEVRFWQSNGSFYCEIRDDGVGREKAMEIQMKSDAKHRSVATTITRERLAVINRKRKHKISLGIIDLKDDAGEGVGTRVVFEVPMRL, encoded by the coding sequence ATGTATCCCGGTTTTAAACAGGTTCAGGGTTTACTCCCCTTTATCTTTGCGTTGTGGAGTCTGATTTCAGGGACCGGGGCGGTTGCACAACTTTATTATTCTCCCGATGCGGTTGATACAAGTGCTTTGCTGAAACAGGCACAAAGTCCGGACCCTGCTGCAAAGTCAGAAGCTCTTGCCGAACTGGCATACTTTTTTCGCCAGAAAAACCCGGAAAGAAGCCTGTTACTTGCAGAGGAGGCTTTGAAATATGCACATCCCGAAAAAGATTTAAGCTGGCTGGTTAAGATTTATTTTGCCCGGGGAGCTGCTTTTCATTACCTGGGCAACTATCCCGAATCGGTGCGCTGGAGCCTTGATGCCCTTGACCTGGCAACCAAAACGGAGGACCCGCTGATGTGGTTCAGGTCAATAGAGCTACTGGTACTAACCTACCTTTATTCCAGCAATGACGAACTGGCCATGAAGTACGCGTCAATGGCTTTTCCGATGATTTCCGCCGCTAAAAGCAAAACCGAAAAATTTGGTTTGCTGATCAGGCTGGGATGGGTATATAAACAGACGGGAAATTTTGAGCGGGCTATACCTTTATTTCTGAAGGCAGATCAGCTCAGCGGAGAATGCGACACAATAGGGCCGGCAAATACCTCGCTCAATGCCCTTCACCTGGGAAGCTGCTATTACGCCCTGAAACAAACTGACAGCGCCCTGTACTTTTTCAGGAAAAGCGACAGGGTAAGGGCTGCTAACCATATTGAGGTGATCGACCGGGTTGTTACCGGCATTGGCCAATGTTTCAGAAATATGAACCGCCCGGATTCGGCTATGCATTATTTTCAGATCAGCAGAAATTTGTCTGAACAAACGGGAGATATGAGCAACCTGGCAACAGTTAACCTGGAACTGGGTAATTTATACCGCGAAGCCGGTCTGATCAGTGAGGCATTGGCGTATTACCGGCAGGCGGTTTCATTCGGGAAATGGGTTGCGGAAAATCATGCATTTTATACTGACCAGCGCAAGAGCATTGATTTCTGGTTTTCACCAAGTCAGGACGTGCCCGTGTTCTATGAGATCAGCGGCTACAAAACGGTAATCGCAGCCTACAGAAGCATCAGCGAGGTATACAGGGACCAGGGAAATTACAGGGATGCCTTAATAAATTTTGAAGAAGCTGTAAGCGTTGAAGATCTGCTCGAGAAAATCTACCGCCGGAGTGAAGTGATTCAGCTCAGCACACGCTATGAAACCAGTTTCAAGGATCAGAAAATTCAAATGCTCCTCCGTGAAAGCGAACAGGGTATTCTGAAAATTAACCGCTCAAGGGTTATTATTCTGATACTGTCGGGTTTCATGGCGCTGGGGTTGGTCATTTTTCTTTTTTTGTTCCGCAATAAATCAGTCAAAGCGCGCCAGCAAAGTATTTCTTTGCAGCAGCGGCTGCTTCGCTCCCAGATGAATCCGCATTTTATCTATAATTCCCTTTCCTGTATCCAGAGTTTTATCCTGAGTCATGAACCGGATCTGGCCAACAAGTATCTGGCACATTTCGCAAGGCTGATGCGGAATATTCTCAAGAGCAGTGCGCAGGAATTTGTTACCCTTGAGGAAGAGATTGTTACCATTGAGAATTATCTCGAACTGCAACGGGTGAGGTTTGCCGATAAATTTGACTTCAGAATAGAGGTGGATGAAAATCTTGATACCGGAACACTTTTATTGCCGCCGATGATGGCGCAGCCATTTATCGAAAACTCCATAGAACACGGAATAAAGCATAAAGAGACCAAAGGATTGATTGAAGTCAGGTTCTGGCAGAGCAATGGATCGTTTTATTGTGAAATCAGGGATGACGGTGTCGGACGGGAGAAAGCCATGGAAATACAAATGAAATCAGATGCAAAGCACAGGTCGGTGGCAACCACCATAACCCGGGAGCGGTTAGCGGTGATCAACCGTAAGCGCAAACACAAGATCAGCCTGGGTATCATCGACCTTAAGGATGATGCCGGGGAAGGCGTCGGGACGCGCGTGGTATTTGAAGTGCCGATGAGGTTATAG